From the genome of Lotus japonicus ecotype B-129 chromosome 6, LjGifu_v1.2, one region includes:
- the LOC130722265 gene encoding glutamine synthetase leaf isozyme, chloroplastic, with the protein MAQILAPSTQWQTRITKTSPNASPITSNMWSSLLWKQNKKVARASKFRVLAIKSDGSTINRLEGLLNLDVTPYTDKFIAEYIWIGGTGVDVRSKSRTISKPVSHPSELPKWNYDGSSTGQAPGDDSEVILYPQAIFRDPFRGGNNILVICDAYTPQGEPIPTNKRHRAAEIFSNPKVQAEIPWYGIEQEYTLLQTDVKWPLGWPVGGYPGPQGPYYCAAGADKSFGRDISDAHYKACLYAGINISGTNGEVMPGQWEYQVGPSVGIEAGDHIWASRYLLERITEQAGVVLTLDPKPIEGDWNGAGAHTNYSTKSMREEGGFEVIKKAILNLSLRHQDHIRAYGEGNERRLTGKHETADINTFSWGVANRGCSIRVGRDTEKEGKGYLEDRRPASNMDPYVVTALLAETTLLWEPTLEAEALAAQKIQLKV; encoded by the exons ATGGCACAGATTTTGGCACCCTCGACGCAATGGCAGACGAGAATCACCAAAACCTCTCCCAATGCAAGTCCCATTACATCAAACATGTGGAGTTCTTTATTGTGGAAACAAAACAAGAAAGTTGCACGTGCTTCTAAGTTTAGAGTACTGGCAATCAAGTCTGATGGTAGCACCATCAACAGGCTAGAGGGTCTGCTTAATTTGGATGTCACTCCATACACTGATAAGTTCATTGCTGAGTACATCTG GATTGGGGGGACTGGTGTCGATGTTCGCAGTAAATCAAGA ACTATATCGAAGCCTGTTTCACATCCCTCTGAGCTCCCTAAATGGAACTATGATGGATCTAGCACTGGGCAGGCACCGGGCGATGATAGTGAAGTAATTCTATA TCCTCAAGCAATTTTCAGAGATCCTTTCCGTGGTGGTAACAATATTTTG GTTATTTGCGATGCTTACACACCACAAGGTGAGCCTATCCCTACAAACAAGCGGCACAGAGCTGCTGAAATCTTCAGTAACCCAAAGGTTCAAGCTGAAATTCCATG GTATGGAATAGAACAAGAGTACACCCTACTTCAAACGGATGTGAAGTGGCCTTTGGGATGGCCTGTTGGCGGCTATCCTGGTCCTCAG GGTCCCTATTACTGTGCTGCCGGGGCTGATAAGTCATTCGGACGTGATATATCTGATGCTCATTACAAGGCTTGCTTGTATGCTGGAATCAACATCAGTGGCACCAATGGGGAGGTTATGCCTGGGCAG TGGGAGTATCAAGTTGGTCCTAGTGTAGGTATTGAAGCTGGTGATCATATCTGGGCTTCAAGGTACCTCCTTGAG AGAATCACTGAACAAGCTGGTGTTGTCCTCACTCTTGATCCAAAACCAATTGAG GGTGACTGGAACGGTGCCGGAGCCCACACCAATTACAG CACAAAGAGCATGAGGGAAGAGGGAGGCTTTGAGGTAATCAAGAAGGCAATTTTGAATCTATCCCTTCGCCACCAGGACCATATTCGTGCTTATGGAGAAGGAAATGAGAGACGATTGACGGGAAAGCATGAAACAGCCGACATTAACACATTTTCTTGG GGAGTGGCTAACCGGGGTTGCTCAATCCGTGTGGGAAGAGACACAGAGAAGGAAGGAAAAG GTTACTTGGAAGACAGGCGCCCTGCTTCAAACATGGATCCATATGTTGTGACAGCATTGCTGGCAGAGACTACCTTGTTGTGGGAACCAACTCTAGAGGCTGAAGCTCTTGCAGCTCAGAAGATACAATTGAAGGTCTAA